ATCTACAGCACAGGCTCTGGTTAAAAACCAGTCCTCAGGAGCGGACGGCCTTCCCGGTGAAGCGTGTAATCTTACTTAACCTCCTCAACAACATTTTCATTAAAATCGATCATACAAGGGGCGGGTTTGAAACCCGCCCCTATACACGGACTTACTCCCTAGCAATCCTCCTTGCCGGGCCCCCAGTGCGCCAGGGTGCGAATCTCGCGCATGACCACGGAGAGCACGGCCAGATCGTTGGCCGAGCCGCTGCTGCGGATCTCTGCCAGCAGGGTGCGGAAATGGCTGATCGCAACGTTGGCGGCTTCCATCCAGTGGGCCACCCGCGCCTCCGCACCTGGCAACTGACGGCCATGCTGGATGATTTGTTTGGTGATTGTCCGCAGCTCGATGTAGAGATCATAACGCAAGGCCATTCGCGCTTTACGTTGCCAATAGTTACCGCGCGGCAAATCCTGAATCCGATCCCGCAGCCAGAAGAGTTCCAGTGTATAGCCCAGCTTGAAATAGGTACTGGCAATATCGCTGAGATCCCCGCCTTGCTCGCTGGCAATCTCGATCAGATCCAGACATGGATAAACAGCATCTACTGCCGCGAAATGTCGTGTCTGATCTTCACTAATACCCGCCTCGCGATATTGAGTCACCAGCGTTTCAAATTGCGACAGGTTATCGCCCTCGATAAAGGCAGGCAATTTCGCTGTGAGCGTTTCGACACCCGAACGGAATTGGTTAATGGTGGTGGCAATATCCAGCGGCGCACGGCGATTGCGTAACAACCAGACGGTGGCGCGATCATGCAAACGCCGGATTTCAAGCAATAATGAACTCTGGAGTTTGGCGGGCACCTTGCCATCCAGCGCTGCAACAGCCGCCCACAACTCTTCGGCGTTAAAGATTCCCCACGTAGCGGTACACGCACGCGCCACGGCGGCTGCGCTCTCACCGGTCTCATCCTGCATTCGCAGCATAAAGGTGCTGCCCATGCGATTGACAATGGCGTTAGTGACTTGGGTCGCGATAATTTCACGACGCAGTGGATGACGCTGCATTCGCTCCGTAAAGCCTTGATGCATGGCCGTCGGGAAATAATCGATCAATTCCCTGGTAAAATAAGGATCCTCGGCGATATCCGAGGCGCACAAATCTTCAAATAATTTGATTTTACTATAGGCCAGCAAAATCGCAATTTCAGGGCGGGTTAACCCCTCTCCCGCCTTCTCACGCTCGACCAGTTCGTCATCACCGGGCAAAAATTCCAGCTTGCGATTAAGCCGCCCTTCACTCACCAGGGCACGGATCAAACGCCCGTGCTCTGCGGGCAACCACGAGGCCTGATGCGAAGCTAAACTCAGCGCCAGACTTTGCAAGTAATTGTGTTTCAATACATGATCGCCGACATCGCTGGTCATTTTCAGCAGCAATTCATTGCGCTGTTTAAGCGTCATGTCACCATCGCGCACCATTTGATTGAGCAGGATCTTGATGTTGACTTCATTGTCGGAGCAGTCGACACCACCGGAGTTATCGATAAAGTCGGTATTGATCAAACCACCCTTACGCGCATACTCCACACGACCCAACTGGGTAAACCCAAGATTTCCTCCCTCACCAACCACTTTGCAACGCAGTTCACCGCCATCAATGCGCAGACTATCGTTGACACGATCGCCGACAGCGGCGTGTGTCTCACTACTGGCTTTGACGTAGGTACCGATGCCGCCATTCCATAACAAATCCACCGGCGCACGTAAAATCGCCTGGATCAACTCCACTGGCGTGAGTTGCGCCACTTCAATACCCAATACTTTTTGCGTCTCGGTACTGAGCTGAATCGATTTTGCGCTGCGCAAATAAACGCCACCGCCCGCCGAAATCAGTCCCTTGTCATAGTCATTCCAGGTCGAGCGCGGCAGATTAAACATACGCTCACGCTCCTGGAATGAACGCTCAGGATCAGGATTCGGATCGATAAAAATATGCATATGATTAAACGCAGCCACCAACTTGATATGGCGCGAACGTAACAACCCGTTACCAAAAACATCGCCCGCCATATCACCAATGCCCACCACTGTAAAATCCTGATTCTGGCAATCGATACCCAGCTCATAGAAATTCCGTTTGACAGACTCCCAGCCGCCACGCGCTGTGATGCCCATTTTCTTGTGGTCATAGCCTGAAGAACCGCCCGAGGCAAAGGCATCGCCCATCCAGAAGTTATATTCAGCAGAAACAGCGTTGGCGATATCGGAGAATGTCGCCGTGCCTTTATCAGCAGCCACGACCAGATAGGTATCATCACTGTCATAACGCACCACATCAGCAGGCGGCACCACTTTACCCTCAACAAGGTTGTCGGTGATATCAAGCAGGCCACTGATAAACGTGCGATAACAACGTACCACTTCCGCCATCACGGCATCGCGATTCTCACTCGCGGGAAGACGCTTGGGGAAAAAGCCACCCTTGGCCCCCACCGGCACTATGACCGTATTTTTCACCATCTGCGCCTTCATCAAACCGAGAATTTCAGTGCGAAAATCCTCACGCCGGTCTGACCAGCGAATACCACCGCGCGCCACCGGCCCACCACGCAGATGCACACCCTCAACAAAGGGCGCATAAACAAATATTTCAAACATCGGCCGTGGTAACGGCAACTCCGGTACCTTGGCTGGATCAAGTTTGAATGAAAGATAGGTCTTGGGTTTTACCTGCCCCTCATTCTGGAAGTAATTGGTGCGCAGCATCGCCTGAATCACCGCCAGATAACGCCGCAAGATGCGATCTTCATCCAGATTGGTGACCGCATCGAGCGCCTTTTCTATCTCTGCCACCAACTTTTCAGTTGTGGCCATCGCCATGGCCCTTGGATTTTGCGGATCAAAGCGGAACAGAAACAGCTTGGCCAACGCTTCGGCAATATCAGGGTGCTCACTCAATGCATTTTCCATGTACGCCTGACTGAAGGGCACCGAAGTTTGCAGCAGATATTTACAAACGGCACGCAACATCACCACCTGCCGCCATCCCAAACCTGCGCATAACACCAACCGGTTAAAGCCGTCGCTTTCGATCTCCCCAGCACAAACACGGACAAATGCCGCCTGGAATATTTCTTTGACCTCCAGCAGATCGATATCGACACCAAGCCCAACCGTCATATCAAAATCGAGTATCCAGTATCGCCCATTACCGGCGATCTCGATCTCATAGGGCCGTGCTTCGAGCACACGTAATCCCATGCGTTCCAATATCGGTAGCACATCCGACAGCGCCATGGGCTTATCTCGCCCATACACTTTGAACCGCAACATATCCTCTCGCCCTTCTGGAAAGCGATAGAGATGAGTTGCCATGGGTGATGAATCAGTAATTGACTCCAGATACTCGATATCCAGCACTGCAATGCGCGGATCGAAATCACTGCGATAGGCTATCGGGAAGGATGCGCCATACTTGCGCATCAACCCCAGACCTTGCCCCTCGCCATAATGCTCGCGCAGCGCAAGTTGCAGCGTGTCGGACCACGATTGCATTGCCTCGGCCAACATTGACTCCAGCTGGGCAGGATTGATCTCCGGGATGTTCCCAGGCTGCGTCCGAATCATGAAATGCACGCGCCACAATACTGTCTCGGTAAAATTAACGCTATATTCCGCACTTTGTCCATTCATCGCTCGCATTAAAATATCCTGCATGCGCATCCGAAATTCGGTGTTGTAGCGATCACGTGGCACATAGACAAAGGCACTGATAAAGCGATCAAAAGGATCCCGGCGCAGGAATAAACGCAGCCGATGCCGCTCTTCGACTTGCAGGATGCCCATGGCAATGTCATAGAGTTCCTGCTCTGTTGCCTGGAACATTTCATCCCGAGGAAACGTCGCCAGCACATGACGTAATGCCTTGGCGCTATGGCCTTGCGCATCAAACCCGGCGCGCGCCATGATCCGCGCCACCTTGGCACGTAAAATGGGGATTTCTT
This genomic interval from Gammaproteobacteria bacterium contains the following:
- a CDS encoding NAD-glutamate dehydrogenase, whose protein sequence is MTIPQGKDKADVVGRLLDLIKNRFPPSEASNLILFSEQYFARAEPEDLSTFTTEELLAALLGHWHLALQRKPGEPQIKVFNPTFETQGWASPHTVVQIVVDDMPFLVDSTRMALVRQGLFIHMTLHPVIRVRRDKEGKLREVLPRGQTGSDMSEAVMRFDVDRIAENEKLVELQQALQGALADVRCIVEDWQPMRTHLEEVISTLSQQSLPVAGQEKEEILAFLRWVAEHHFTFLGYRAYDLVSEHGQDVLRAIPNSGLGLYRETGSDYVSQSFSHIPAPLRSMVREPNVLVINKATAYAPVHRPTPMDYLGIKRFNDKGEVIGEWRFVGLYSSTAYSAPPEEIPILRAKVARIMARAGFDAQGHSAKALRHVLATFPRDEMFQATEQELYDIAMGILQVEERHRLRLFLRRDPFDRFISAFVYVPRDRYNTEFRMRMQDILMRAMNGQSAEYSVNFTETVLWRVHFMIRTQPGNIPEINPAQLESMLAEAMQSWSDTLQLALREHYGEGQGLGLMRKYGASFPIAYRSDFDPRIAVLDIEYLESITDSSPMATHLYRFPEGREDMLRFKVYGRDKPMALSDVLPILERMGLRVLEARPYEIEIAGNGRYWILDFDMTVGLGVDIDLLEVKEIFQAAFVRVCAGEIESDGFNRLVLCAGLGWRQVVMLRAVCKYLLQTSVPFSQAYMENALSEHPDIAEALAKLFLFRFDPQNPRAMAMATTEKLVAEIEKALDAVTNLDEDRILRRYLAVIQAMLRTNYFQNEGQVKPKTYLSFKLDPAKVPELPLPRPMFEIFVYAPFVEGVHLRGGPVARGGIRWSDRREDFRTEILGLMKAQMVKNTVIVPVGAKGGFFPKRLPASENRDAVMAEVVRCYRTFISGLLDITDNLVEGKVVPPADVVRYDSDDTYLVVAADKGTATFSDIANAVSAEYNFWMGDAFASGGSSGYDHKKMGITARGGWESVKRNFYELGIDCQNQDFTVVGIGDMAGDVFGNGLLRSRHIKLVAAFNHMHIFIDPNPDPERSFQERERMFNLPRSTWNDYDKGLISAGGGVYLRSAKSIQLSTETQKVLGIEVAQLTPVELIQAILRAPVDLLWNGGIGTYVKASSETHAAVGDRVNDSLRIDGGELRCKVVGEGGNLGFTQLGRVEYARKGGLINTDFIDNSGGVDCSDNEVNIKILLNQMVRDGDMTLKQRNELLLKMTSDVGDHVLKHNYLQSLALSLASHQASWLPAEHGRLIRALVSEGRLNRKLEFLPGDDELVEREKAGEGLTRPEIAILLAYSKIKLFEDLCASDIAEDPYFTRELIDYFPTAMHQGFTERMQRHPLRREIIATQVTNAIVNRMGSTFMLRMQDETGESAAAVARACTATWGIFNAEELWAAVAALDGKVPAKLQSSLLLEIRRLHDRATVWLLRNRRAPLDIATTINQFRSGVETLTAKLPAFIEGDNLSQFETLVTQYREAGISEDQTRHFAAVDAVYPCLDLIEIASEQGGDLSDIASTYFKLGYTLELFWLRDRIQDLPRGNYWQRKARMALRYDLYIELRTITKQIIQHGRQLPGAEARVAHWMEAANVAISHFRTLLAEIRSSGSANDLAVLSVVMREIRTLAHWGPGKEDC